From a region of the Geothrix sp. 21YS21S-2 genome:
- a CDS encoding acyl-CoA dehydrogenase family protein → MSMPLTQLGEEELAFQELVADFAKNEIEPLRDAMDEQQEMRPDLVKKFFGLDIMGIEVPEEYGGAGSTFFNAILVIEELSKVDASVGVLVDVQNTLVDNCFMRWGSEAQKKKYLPRLCKDTVGAYALSEAGSGSDAFALATRATPNAGGFLLNGSKLFITSAQEAGIFVVFATVDPAAGYKGITAFIVERGMPGFSVSKKENKLGIRASSTCELSLADVQVGPDQVLGEVGKGYKVAIETLNEGRIGIAAQMLGLAEGALAHALAYTKERRQFGKPIFSFQAVQMRLAECASRVEAARLMTYNAARMKDAGLPFIREAAMAKYFTSQVAEWVSSECLELFGGYGFTKDYPAEKYFRDSKIGKIYEGTTFMQLQTIAKLL, encoded by the coding sequence ATGAGCATGCCCCTGACCCAGCTTGGCGAGGAGGAACTCGCCTTCCAGGAACTGGTAGCCGACTTCGCGAAGAACGAGATCGAACCCCTGCGCGACGCCATGGACGAGCAGCAGGAGATGCGCCCGGACCTGGTGAAGAAGTTCTTCGGCCTGGACATCATGGGCATCGAGGTGCCCGAGGAATACGGCGGCGCCGGTTCCACCTTCTTCAACGCCATCCTCGTCATCGAGGAGCTCAGCAAGGTCGACGCCTCCGTGGGCGTGCTGGTGGACGTGCAGAACACCCTCGTGGACAACTGCTTCATGCGCTGGGGCAGCGAGGCCCAGAAGAAGAAGTACCTGCCCCGGCTCTGCAAGGACACCGTGGGCGCCTACGCCCTGTCCGAGGCGGGCTCGGGCTCGGACGCCTTCGCCCTGGCCACCCGGGCCACGCCCAACGCCGGCGGGTTCCTGCTCAACGGCAGCAAGCTCTTCATCACCAGCGCCCAGGAGGCGGGGATCTTCGTGGTCTTCGCCACGGTGGACCCCGCGGCGGGCTACAAGGGCATCACCGCCTTCATCGTGGAGCGCGGCATGCCGGGCTTCTCGGTCTCCAAAAAGGAGAACAAGCTGGGCATCCGCGCCAGCTCCACCTGCGAGCTGAGCCTGGCCGACGTCCAGGTGGGGCCGGACCAGGTGCTCGGCGAAGTCGGCAAGGGCTACAAGGTGGCCATCGAGACCCTCAACGAGGGCCGCATCGGCATCGCCGCCCAGATGCTGGGCCTGGCCGAAGGCGCCCTGGCCCACGCCCTGGCCTACACGAAGGAGCGCCGGCAGTTCGGCAAGCCCATCTTCAGCTTCCAGGCCGTCCAGATGCGCCTGGCCGAGTGCGCCAGCCGCGTGGAGGCCGCGCGCCTCATGACCTACAACGCCGCCCGCATGAAGGACGCGGGTCTCCCTTTCATCCGGGAGGCCGCCATGGCCAAGTACTTCACGAGCCAGGTGGCGGAATGGGTGTCCAGCGAGTGCCTGGAACTCTTTGGCGGCTACGGCTTCACCAAGGACTACCCGGCCGAGAAGTATTTCCGGGACAGCAAGATCGGAAAGATCTACGAAGGCACGACGTTCATGCAGCTGCAGACGATTGCCAAATTGCTGTAA